From a region of the Campylobacter showae genome:
- a CDS encoding DUF6892 domain-containing protein translates to MGLFDIFKKDKFNVDVRSDGVFIGGVNCGFDLAKFNEALGQPRVIDDGDGKSRYFWDEAGIFAFVRADGRAGELAEPKLSEIILMLEVAKGVQHEVPRKLYGGAFTIDGRPPLEAVPEQELRGAYIFLELSLGKFEVSLALAQAVQERIGAMDFAERFAKRDTDEIADIVRAAKMPIGRVCINQKTKKVKRKPSDKFKLPRAAGETLAFKNFNFKIAVMNELMYEKALLQPKFDVFEYCEERGIDPYADFGALPQAKKWFKDYPVPADLVERVSELYLDGGNEIYLQIAPDWDGEDDLFDIKNIDAAELVPLKNLKKIETTGIGISKKARKACADAGIEVVD, encoded by the coding sequence ATGGGACTATTTGATATTTTTAAAAAGGATAAATTCAACGTCGACGTGCGCTCAGACGGCGTTTTCATCGGCGGCGTAAACTGCGGGTTTGATCTGGCTAAATTTAACGAAGCCTTGGGCCAGCCGCGCGTGATCGATGACGGAGATGGAAAAAGCCGCTATTTTTGGGATGAGGCGGGGATTTTCGCCTTCGTGCGCGCAGACGGGCGCGCAGGAGAGCTCGCAGAACCGAAGCTTTCCGAGATAATTTTGATGCTTGAGGTCGCAAAGGGCGTGCAGCACGAGGTTCCGCGCAAGCTCTACGGCGGCGCGTTCACGATAGATGGCAGGCCGCCGCTTGAGGCCGTACCCGAGCAGGAGCTGCGCGGCGCATATATATTTTTGGAGCTTAGCCTAGGTAAATTTGAAGTATCGCTAGCACTCGCGCAGGCCGTGCAGGAGCGTATAGGCGCGATGGACTTCGCCGAGCGCTTCGCTAAGCGCGACACCGACGAGATCGCAGACATCGTGCGAGCTGCGAAAATGCCGATAGGGCGCGTCTGTATCAATCAGAAAACGAAAAAGGTAAAACGAAAGCCGAGCGATAAATTTAAGCTTCCGCGCGCGGCCGGTGAGACGCTAGCGTTTAAAAATTTCAATTTCAAAATCGCCGTGATGAACGAGCTGATGTATGAAAAAGCCCTGCTACAGCCTAAATTTGACGTGTTTGAGTACTGCGAGGAGCGCGGCATCGATCCGTATGCGGACTTCGGCGCGCTGCCGCAAGCCAAAAAGTGGTTCAAGGACTATCCGGTCCCTGCGGATTTGGTGGAGCGGGTGAGCGAGCTCTATCTTGACGGCGGAAATGAAATTTACCTGCAAATCGCGCCTGATTGGGACGGCGAGGACGATCTTTTCGACATTAAAAACATCGATGCTGCCGAGCTTGTGCCCCTCAAAAATCTTAAAAAAATCGAAACGACCGGCATAGGCATATCCAAAAAGGCGCGAAAAGCCTGCGCGGATGCGGGGATCGAGGTAGTTGATTGA
- the flgE gene encoding flagellar hook protein FlgE, whose amino-acid sequence MMRSLWSGVTGLQAHQIAMDVEGNNIANVNTVGFKYNRANFDDLIYQTSRIATAPQNQHGGVNNMEVGLGTQINSTTRIFKQGSLQTTDKQTDIALQGDGFFMVSSDGGKTTYYTRNGDFSRDSEGNFVDNGGNIVQGWMRDEETGEIDPTRPIGDIKIPVGLTVPARATTNIALKGNLDSGNDVGNKKIPIYKLDQHHNWVDLNNDGARTANEIHDENNVGENRFYVNRNGEQRMTERGADLGVLFNSNGDAYNLRDAQGTGGQGIWASYADAKTNALDLGAAADGTFATPPAPGKNLNITLNGQNITGTNIMTIGQLAALINGKYSETGVEASVTNGNKLVLTNRNNIGTTVNTKNIKMTVNNPADWTGTDFVNTKIITAYQYVYNKTNVAATHTYDDAHEREVTTTEDLREAMQEDARKFTNYTHEQNPTTLAATNDNNGVEVTVNEHGQYQFKNPSAAGAKDMNISVTGLTNATKNVTENVKFTASMAPISGSLSAGGSTRVTDSLNMAAHSSSTDLYDSLGTKHNIKMDFVKRGYTENGGTEWTMVIQVAEPNSINTVEPRNVVTGYVRFNPDGSLATYSPASITFGAQNGSAIGQHIELKFGTTQTTDGLTSTDNNSSTADISQDGYASGELNGIRIDQSGTLVGSFTNGRSLGLAQVGVAKFANNQGLAGEGGNLFSRTANSGDPIIGAAQTAGRGKISASSLEMSNVDLSRSLTQLIVVQRGFQANSKTITTSDEMLNTLLQLK is encoded by the coding sequence ATGATGAGATCACTTTGGTCGGGCGTTACGGGACTACAAGCTCACCAGATCGCTATGGATGTTGAGGGTAACAACATCGCTAACGTCAACACAGTCGGATTTAAATACAACCGTGCAAATTTCGACGACCTTATCTACCAAACTTCGCGTATCGCCACCGCACCGCAAAATCAACACGGCGGCGTAAATAACATGGAAGTTGGCCTCGGCACGCAGATAAACTCCACTACGAGGATTTTTAAGCAAGGCTCGCTGCAAACCACCGACAAACAAACCGATATCGCGCTTCAAGGCGATGGATTTTTCATGGTGAGCTCAGACGGCGGCAAAACCACCTACTACACCAGAAACGGCGACTTTTCAAGAGACAGCGAAGGTAACTTCGTCGATAACGGCGGAAATATCGTGCAAGGCTGGATGAGGGACGAGGAAACGGGAGAGATAGATCCTACTAGACCTATCGGCGATATAAAGATTCCAGTCGGCCTAACCGTGCCTGCTCGCGCTACAACAAACATCGCGCTAAAAGGAAACTTGGACAGCGGTAACGACGTAGGAAATAAAAAGATACCTATCTATAAGCTAGATCAGCATCACAACTGGGTTGATCTCAATAACGACGGCGCAAGAACTGCCAACGAAATACACGATGAAAATAACGTCGGAGAAAATAGATTCTACGTAAATAGGAACGGCGAACAAAGGATGACGGAGCGCGGAGCCGATTTGGGAGTATTGTTTAATAGCAACGGCGATGCATATAACCTAAGAGACGCCCAGGGAACCGGCGGACAAGGCATATGGGCTAGCTATGCAGACGCCAAAACCAATGCGCTAGATTTAGGTGCGGCTGCAGACGGTACTTTTGCTACCCCTCCAGCCCCAGGCAAAAATCTTAACATAACTTTAAATGGGCAGAATATAACCGGTACTAATATAATGACCATAGGTCAATTAGCAGCTCTAATAAACGGAAAATATAGCGAAACCGGCGTAGAAGCAAGCGTAACAAACGGTAATAAGCTAGTTCTAACAAATAGGAACAATATTGGAACTACAGTCAATACAAAAAATATAAAAATGACTGTAAATAATCCTGCTGATTGGACAGGAACAGATTTTGTCAATACTAAAATAATAACCGCATATCAGTATGTTTACAATAAAACTAATGTGGCCGCTACGCATACTTATGATGATGCGCATGAAAGAGAAGTAACAACAACTGAGGACTTGCGTGAAGCTATGCAAGAGGATGCTAGAAAATTTACAAACTATACCCATGAGCAAAACCCAACTACTCTAGCTGCGACCAATGATAACAACGGCGTAGAAGTAACGGTAAACGAACACGGTCAATATCAATTTAAAAATCCTAGCGCTGCAGGCGCCAAGGATATGAATATCTCTGTAACCGGTTTAACGAACGCTACTAAAAACGTAACGGAAAACGTCAAATTTACCGCATCTATGGCGCCAATTTCAGGATCTTTAAGCGCAGGCGGTTCAACTAGGGTAACCGATAGCCTAAACATGGCCGCTCATAGCTCTAGCACCGATCTTTACGATAGCTTAGGTACGAAGCATAATATAAAAATGGACTTCGTAAAACGCGGTTACACAGAAAACGGCGGAACCGAGTGGACGATGGTTATCCAAGTAGCCGAACCAAACTCTATAAATACGGTCGAGCCTAGAAACGTAGTAACAGGTTACGTGAGATTTAACCCGGACGGCTCGCTAGCGACGTATAGTCCTGCCAGTATCACTTTCGGCGCGCAAAACGGTTCGGCTATCGGCCAGCACATCGAGCTAAAATTCGGTACTACGCAGACCACCGACGGACTAACGAGCACCGATAATAACTCAAGCACCGCTGATATCAGCCAAGACGGCTACGCTAGCGGCGAGCTAAACGGTATCAGGATAGATCAAAGCGGAACGCTAGTAGGATCATTTACGAACGGTAGAAGCCTAGGACTAGCGCAAGTGGGCGTAGCTAAATTTGCAAACAATCAAGGCTTAGCCGGCGAAGGCGGAAACCTCTTCTCACGCACGGCAAACTCCGGCGATCCTATCATCGGCGCTGCTCAAACGGCCGGACGCGGTAAGATCTCAGCCTCAAGCCTAGAGATGAGTAACGTCGATCTATCTCGCTCGCTAACTCAGCTCATCGTCGTACAGCGCGGCTTCCAAGCCAACTCAAAGACGATCACCACGAGCGACGAAATGCTAAACACGCTGCTTCAATTAAAATAA
- a CDS encoding BrnT family toxin yields the protein MNYEWNLIKERLNVAKHGVDFEEAKSVFADEFALVLFDEDHSNDEERFLILGMSQKERILLVVHCYRENDTIRIISSRKATKSEAKQYKERK from the coding sequence ATGAATTACGAATGGAATTTGATCAAAGAACGGCTAAATGTCGCAAAGCACGGGGTCGATTTTGAAGAAGCTAAAAGCGTATTTGCCGACGAATTTGCGTTAGTGCTTTTTGACGAAGATCATTCAAACGATGAAGAAAGATTTTTAATTTTAGGCATGAGTCAAAAGGAGAGAATTTTACTCGTCGTACATTGTTACCGCGAAAACGATACGATCAGAATAATCTCTTCAAGAAAAGCAACAAAAAGCGAAGCCAAACAATATAAGGAGCGAAAATGA
- the thyX gene encoding FAD-dependent thymidylate synthase yields the protein MQVTLLNYTPLNICSHAIRTCWQSFEKGDNGGEKDVELIERVGNKFKHASTLEHLSYNFYIQGISRALLQELARHRVASLSVKSTRYTLKELKKEAKFELGDFERAARFIVLTGDETVDNASIKALENLREILANTTKSLDIVKYCLPECYKTELTWSVNARSLQNFLSLRSSKSALWEIRNLSLKLYESLPQEHKFIFEDHVNQE from the coding sequence ATGCAAGTAACGCTTCTAAATTACACCCCGCTAAATATCTGCTCGCATGCGATCCGCACATGTTGGCAAAGCTTTGAAAAAGGCGACAACGGCGGAGAAAAAGACGTCGAGCTCATCGAGCGTGTCGGCAATAAATTTAAACACGCCAGCACGCTTGAGCACCTTTCCTACAACTTCTACATCCAAGGCATCTCGCGCGCCCTGCTACAAGAGCTAGCCCGTCACCGCGTAGCAAGCCTCAGCGTCAAATCAACGCGCTACACGCTAAAAGAGCTAAAAAAAGAGGCTAAATTTGAGCTTGGCGACTTTGAGCGGGCGGCGAGATTTATAGTATTAACGGGCGACGAAACGGTCGATAACGCAAGCATCAAAGCGCTAGAAAACCTGCGCGAAATCCTAGCAAATACGACAAAAAGCCTCGACATCGTCAAATACTGCCTGCCAGAGTGCTACAAAACCGAGCTCACGTGGAGCGTAAACGCGCGCAGTTTGCAAAATTTCCTCTCGCTTCGCAGCTCAAAATCAGCGCTTTGGGAGATCAGAAACCTCTCGCTAAAGCTTTACGAGTCGCTACCACAGGAGCATAAATTTATCTTTGAAGATCACGTAAATCAAGAATAA
- a CDS encoding CopG family antitoxin, whose translation MKKEYDFSKAIKNPYVDKQLKKQISMNINADTIEYFKNMANKKGVPYQTLINIFLTDCMNKKLDIAIVQG comes from the coding sequence ATGAAAAAAGAATACGACTTCTCAAAAGCGATAAAAAATCCGTATGTAGACAAGCAGTTAAAAAAGCAAATTTCGATGAATATAAATGCCGATACAATAGAATATTTTAAAAATATGGCAAATAAAAAAGGCGTACCATACCAGACGCTCATTAATATTTTTTTAACCGACTGCATGAATAAAAAACTCGACATCGCAATCGTACAAGGGTAA